From Mustela erminea isolate mMusErm1 chromosome 1, mMusErm1.Pri, whole genome shotgun sequence, a single genomic window includes:
- the LOC116567107 gene encoding olfactory receptor 5H2-like: METKNATKLEEFVLTGFTYQPEWQIPLFLMFLVIYLITIVGNLGLIAVIRNDPHLHIPMYLFLGSLAFVDAWLSSTVSPKMLVNFFAKSKMISLSECMIQFFSFVISATTECFLLATMAYDRYVAICKPLLYPVIMSNTLCIRLILLSFLGGFLHAIIHTSFLLRLTFCNSITVHHFYCDVIPLLKISCTDPSINYLIVFIFSGSIQAFTILTVLVSYTLVLFTILKKKSLQGIRKAFSTCGAHLLSVSLYYGPLLFMYVRPGSAEADDQDMMDSVFYSVIIPFLNPVIYSLRNKKVIDSLRKILKRNV; encoded by the coding sequence ATGGAAACTAAAAATGCAACAAAGCTAGAAGAGTTTGTTCTCACAGGATTCACATATCAACCAGAGTGGCAGATTCCCCTGTTCCTGATGTTCTTGGTTATATATCTCATAACCATTGTGGGGAACCTTGGGCTGATTGCTGTCATCCGCAATGACCCTCACCTTCACATCCCCATGTACTTATTTCTTGGGAGTCTGGCATTTGTGGATGCTTGGTTATCATCCACAGTATCCCCCAAGATGCTAGTCAACTTCTTTGCCAAGAGCaagatgatctctctctctgaatgcatgatacaatttttttcctttgtaatcaGTGCAACCACTGAATGTTTTCTGCTGGCAACAATGGCATATGATCGGTATGTGGCCATATGCAAACCGTTACTTTATCCAGTGATTATGTCCAATACACTATGCATCCGGCTAATACTTTTGTCATTTTTAGGTGGCTTTCTTCATGCCATAATTCATACTTCTTTTTTACTCAGGTTAACCTTCTGCAATTCCATCACAGTACATCACTTTTACTGTGACGTTATACCATTACTTAAGATTTCGTGTACTGATCCTTCTATTAATTATCTGatagtatttattttctctgggtCAATACAAGCATTTACCATTTTGACTGTTCTTGTGTCTTACACACTAGTTCTCtttacaatcttaaaaaagaagtctctACAAGGTATAAGAaaagccttctccacctgtggAGCCCACCTCTTATCTGTCTCTTTGTACTATGGCCCCCTTCTCTTCATGTATGTGCGTCCTGGATCTGCAGAGGCCGATGATCAAGATATGATGGATTCTGTGTTCTACAGTGTCATAATTCCTTTCTTAAATCCAGTTATATATAGCCTGAGGAATAAGAAAGTCATAGATtcactgagaaaaatattaaagagaaatgtTTAG